A genomic segment from Pedobacter sp. MC2016-14 encodes:
- a CDS encoding TlpA disulfide reductase family protein: protein MKKIFVAILVLCSLSTLAQKKEDELKKLPPAEQARMKRLTAFLKVKGNENMEVLLKTMITDYPNTNLDMERSLISSAYAEDPNSAKVLQYVNAMEDPVFKLRALTMAVELMAAIDNTKALALATEKLEEAKKMKGKTALSEPLKVDPKAAYDDFINLYGKLLFKAGKNDESYQYTSEAYHSTKNRDTELTENYAFLSSLRGEYEAALPVLAKTVQEGKFEQRYIEEVRKGYAKLNPGKDIDAYIAGLKSAFIGQIKKNVSKLMVNEAAPNFTVTDVNGKKVSLADFKGKTIVLDFWATWCGPCVASFPAMQMAANRYSNDPNVKFLFIHTWENVADPLTDAKNFLAKRDYKFDLYMDTVDPVTKVPPAAKIFKIDGIPAKFIIDGNGRIRFSISGFEGKDEAAAEEVVQMVELARQG, encoded by the coding sequence ATGAAAAAAATATTTGTAGCAATTTTAGTTTTGTGCTCATTGAGCACGCTAGCTCAAAAAAAAGAAGATGAGCTTAAAAAGCTTCCTCCTGCTGAGCAGGCCAGAATGAAAAGATTAACTGCATTTCTAAAAGTTAAAGGAAATGAGAACATGGAGGTTTTACTTAAAACCATGATTACGGACTATCCTAATACCAATTTGGATATGGAGAGAAGCTTAATCTCGAGTGCATATGCTGAAGATCCAAATTCAGCCAAAGTTCTTCAATATGTTAATGCCATGGAAGATCCTGTATTTAAGCTAAGGGCATTAACTATGGCGGTTGAGCTTATGGCCGCAATTGACAATACTAAGGCATTAGCACTTGCAACAGAAAAACTAGAAGAAGCAAAGAAAATGAAAGGTAAGACTGCATTAAGCGAGCCTTTGAAAGTAGACCCTAAAGCTGCTTATGACGATTTTATTAATTTATATGGTAAACTACTTTTTAAAGCTGGTAAAAATGATGAGTCATATCAGTACACTTCGGAGGCTTATCACAGTACTAAAAATAGGGATACTGAACTTACTGAAAATTACGCCTTTCTTTCCAGTCTGAGGGGGGAGTATGAAGCAGCTTTACCTGTTCTGGCAAAGACAGTACAGGAAGGTAAGTTTGAGCAAAGATATATTGAAGAGGTTAGGAAAGGTTATGCTAAACTAAATCCAGGTAAGGATATTGATGCCTACATTGCCGGCTTGAAGAGTGCTTTTATTGGACAGATCAAAAAAAATGTTTCCAAATTAATGGTCAATGAAGCGGCCCCAAATTTTACCGTAACAGATGTGAACGGTAAAAAAGTTTCCCTGGCAGATTTTAAAGGCAAAACTATTGTATTGGATTTTTGGGCTACATGGTGTGGTCCATGTGTGGCGTCGTTTCCTGCTATGCAGATGGCTGCAAACCGCTATTCGAACGACCCCAATGTCAAATTTCTCTTTATTCATACCTGGGAGAACGTTGCAGATCCATTGACCGATGCTAAAAACTTTCTTGCCAAGCGCGACTATAAATTCGATTTATATATGGATACCGTAGATCCAGTTACTAAAGTACCGCCTGCCGCTAAGATATTTAAGATAGATGGCATACCAGCAAAATTTATCATTGATGGTAATGGTAGGATACGGTTTAGCATCAGTGGTTTTGAGGGTAAAGATGAGGCTGCTGCAGAAGAAGTGGTGCAGATGGTGGAGTTGGCACGTCAGGGATAA
- a CDS encoding TlpA disulfide reductase family protein, translated as MAMLSFAQASHPVSWQFSSEKIAPLTYKIKLQASVKEPYHIYPQQASGAGLGMPTEILFKEDSNVEFIGEMAEKGLEQTGDEKVPYYSKGVVFTQTLKLKSEKSTTLDFTIKYMACTNQMCLPPSRKQFTLALNDKGKEGDIEESVSTEESKEMASIFKYEDFMMADTSGKVIDSKVITSASKYTFVDFWASWCIPCRAQGRALIPLYHKYRSKGFDVIGVSLDTDIKAWKKAIEADKYIWTNLSDLKGFESDMSKRYRITAIPRNFLIDNKGVIVARDLHGSELEAKLFELL; from the coding sequence ATGGCAATGCTATCATTTGCCCAGGCCAGTCATCCGGTTTCCTGGCAATTTAGCAGCGAGAAAATTGCGCCGTTAACGTATAAAATAAAGTTGCAGGCAAGTGTAAAAGAACCTTACCATATTTATCCCCAACAGGCCTCTGGGGCTGGTTTAGGGATGCCTACGGAAATTTTATTTAAGGAAGACAGCAATGTAGAATTTATAGGGGAAATGGCTGAGAAAGGTTTGGAACAAACAGGCGATGAAAAGGTGCCGTATTATTCAAAAGGTGTAGTATTTACACAAACGCTGAAACTCAAATCTGAAAAAAGCACCACACTTGATTTTACCATAAAATATATGGCCTGTACCAATCAAATGTGTCTTCCCCCATCCAGAAAGCAATTTACACTGGCTTTAAATGATAAAGGAAAAGAGGGAGATATTGAAGAAAGTGTTTCCACTGAGGAGTCAAAAGAAATGGCTTCCATCTTCAAATATGAAGATTTCATGATGGCGGATACAAGTGGCAAGGTCATCGATTCCAAAGTTATTACTTCGGCAAGTAAGTACACTTTCGTTGACTTTTGGGCAAGCTGGTGCATTCCTTGCCGTGCGCAGGGTCGAGCCTTAATCCCCCTGTATCATAAATATAGGTCGAAGGGCTTTGATGTTATAGGTGTTTCGCTGGATACAGATATTAAAGCATGGAAGAAGGCAATTGAGGCTGACAAATATATCTGGACAAACCTTAGCGATCTTAAAGGATTTGAATCTGATATGAGTAAGAGATACCGTATTACGGCTATTCCCAGAAATTTTTTAATCGATAATAAGGGTGTTATTGTTGCAAGGGATTTGCATGGTAGCGAGCTGGAAGCCAAATTATTTGAGTTGTTATAA
- a CDS encoding RNA polymerase sigma factor encodes MSVYRKYSDLELAALLKDGDAYAYTEIYERYKFILYKHAFRLLGDEEECNDVIQDLFLALWQKRDSLAFKTALSSYLYNSVRNRVFDLITHKKVQTKYLESIRDFMEQGAFVTEEYLRAKELSAAIEREITALPKKMREIFELSRDEELSYKQIAEKLGLSANTVKQQVYNAVKILRAKISSLLTIWPFL; translated from the coding sequence ATGAGTGTATACCGTAAATATTCTGATCTTGAATTAGCGGCCTTGTTAAAGGATGGTGATGCTTATGCCTACACGGAGATTTATGAAAGGTACAAGTTTATATTATACAAACATGCATTTCGTTTGCTGGGTGATGAAGAAGAATGCAACGATGTAATACAGGATCTTTTTTTGGCACTCTGGCAAAAAAGGGATAGTCTGGCATTTAAAACAGCGCTTTCATCTTATCTCTATAATAGTGTACGCAACCGTGTTTTTGATTTAATTACGCATAAAAAGGTACAAACAAAATACCTTGAATCCATTCGGGATTTTATGGAGCAGGGTGCCTTTGTTACCGAAGAATACCTTAGGGCCAAGGAACTTTCTGCGGCAATTGAACGAGAAATTACTGCCTTGCCAAAAAAAATGAGGGAAATATTTGAACTTAGCCGGGATGAGGAGTTGTCATACAAGCAAATTGCTGAAAAGTTAGGCCTTTCCGCAAATACAGTGAAGCAACAGGTTTATAACGCAGTAAAGATTTTAAGAGCTAAAATTAGCTCCTTATTAACTATCTGGCCTTTTTTATAA